In one Sporomusa sphaeroides DSM 2875 genomic region, the following are encoded:
- a CDS encoding ABC transporter permease, translating to MIEYVVSNFRRAYRAKWEAKPKPGRFSRIPLAPVVNILEKTIGIILVVLIWELTPRLELIDPFLLPPFSEVIHSLFNLVMTGEIFKHFSISITRSAAGFFIGIGIAIPLGIFMGWYTKLEEVVDPLVQACRNSSVLALYPVFLLLFGIGEVSKMAIIIWGTIWPSLLNTISGVKNTDPLLIKAARSMGVSKLTLLYKVIAPAALPSILTGVRLSAASSILVLVAAEMIGANAGLGFMIFYFEERYAVPEMYAGIITMSLFGVTVNYLLVALEKRLTGWKEKVANE from the coding sequence ATGATTGAATATGTAGTCAGTAATTTCCGCAGAGCGTATCGGGCTAAATGGGAGGCGAAGCCCAAGCCAGGCCGGTTTTCCAGAATACCGCTTGCGCCAGTAGTAAATATATTGGAAAAAACCATTGGTATTATCCTGGTGGTGCTTATCTGGGAACTTACCCCTCGCCTGGAACTTATTGATCCATTTCTTCTGCCGCCCTTTAGTGAGGTAATCCATAGTTTGTTTAATTTAGTTATGACCGGAGAAATCTTTAAACATTTTTCCATTAGTATTACCCGCTCGGCTGCCGGTTTTTTTATTGGCATCGGGATAGCCATTCCCCTGGGAATTTTCATGGGATGGTATACCAAGCTGGAGGAAGTGGTAGATCCTTTGGTGCAGGCTTGCCGTAATTCTTCTGTATTGGCTCTATATCCGGTCTTTTTATTGCTCTTTGGCATTGGGGAGGTTTCTAAAATGGCCATTATTATCTGGGGAACCATTTGGCCGTCTCTGCTTAATACTATTTCCGGCGTAAAAAATACCGATCCGCTTTTGATCAAGGCAGCCCGTTCTATGGGCGTATCTAAGCTGACGCTGCTATATAAGGTAATTGCACCGGCAGCGCTGCCCTCAATATTAACCGGTGTCAGACTGAGTGCGGCCAGTTCGATTTTAGTATTGGTGGCCGCCGAAATGATTGGCGCTAATGCAGGCCTGGGATTCATGATTTTTTACTTTGAAGAACGGTATGCGGTACCCGAGATGTATGCGGGTATCATTACCATGTCGCTTTTCGGTGTTACCGTCAATTATTTGCTGGTCGCCTTAGAGAAACGCCTGACAGGCTGGAAAGAAAAAGTGGCTAATGAATGA
- a CDS encoding 2-hydroxyacyl-CoA dehydratase: MKIEEVIDQTLIPAITGATVVGIDIGSRTGKAVLFTGGELFTAQTPTGIDMQETSDELLAELLEVSGLKRADISYIVGTGYGRVAMHFPEIPHQIVTEISCHAMGAHYLNAGIKTIIDIGGQDSKGIKVDPETGRVVEFVMNDKCAAGTGRFLEKVAQLLDLDLSELGKVALEATKPSEISSQCVVFAESEVISLRAKGATQEDIAAGIHLATARRVRNLLSRIGLEPGLAFSGGVSNNVGMKKAIEDLLEHPISEFKLDAIYAGALGAAVHAQHYLAAGGRDSQESGSGFSLELTELENRIAKQQETIITGADGKKKVGYLCTYTPLELINAAGVNQVRLFKMGNTEVVASGEQITQSVFCDFTKSILGAFKEGDPLYKSLDKVYTFYTCDCIKKVGEAIGDFFTPADIYILPRLRHKESSRGYYRTEILNFKEDLEKLSGHTITEEEVREQIKIYNQVRAVLKQISDLRKRDNPPLKGKDFLDLIKAYYYLPPEELLILYQELYDTLSAVPDQGAKPIRLMMAGGIVADGDRRLLELIEDTVGARVVIEDHCTGSRNVSFQISEAGDPYQALAEGYLDQSPCTRMKPLQERVIISGDLAQEYKADGILYVYLKFCPCYGQIKHEFFRHYQKLGIPVLEVPIDYSASDQGQLKTRLEAFIEVLGERGGVTTGAGRKNFQSA; encoded by the coding sequence ATGAAAATAGAGGAAGTAATTGATCAAACCCTAATTCCTGCTATTACCGGAGCCACGGTGGTGGGAATCGATATTGGCTCAAGGACAGGTAAAGCGGTATTATTCACCGGCGGTGAATTATTTACTGCCCAAACCCCCACCGGCATCGACATGCAGGAAACCTCGGATGAACTATTGGCAGAATTGCTGGAGGTATCCGGCCTGAAACGGGCGGATATCAGCTATATCGTCGGTACCGGCTATGGCCGGGTAGCTATGCATTTCCCGGAAATACCCCACCAGATTGTGACCGAAATTTCCTGCCATGCCATGGGAGCGCATTACCTTAATGCCGGGATTAAAACCATTATTGATATTGGCGGCCAGGACTCCAAGGGCATTAAAGTCGATCCAGAAACAGGCCGGGTGGTAGAATTCGTCATGAACGACAAATGTGCCGCCGGTACCGGCCGCTTCCTGGAAAAAGTAGCTCAGCTCTTAGACCTGGATTTAAGTGAGCTGGGAAAGGTTGCACTTGAAGCCACTAAGCCGTCAGAAATCAGCAGCCAGTGCGTGGTGTTTGCCGAATCGGAAGTAATCTCGCTCAGAGCCAAAGGCGCTACGCAGGAAGACATTGCCGCCGGTATTCACCTGGCTACCGCCCGGCGGGTGCGCAACCTGTTAAGCCGTATCGGACTTGAACCGGGGCTGGCTTTCTCCGGTGGTGTTTCTAACAATGTCGGCATGAAAAAAGCCATTGAAGATCTGCTGGAACATCCTATCAGCGAATTTAAACTGGACGCCATATATGCCGGTGCCCTGGGGGCCGCTGTACATGCGCAGCATTATCTGGCGGCAGGAGGGCGCGACAGCCAGGAAAGCGGCAGTGGTTTTTCGCTGGAGCTGACTGAACTGGAAAACCGGATAGCCAAGCAGCAGGAGACCATTATTACCGGTGCCGACGGGAAAAAGAAAGTGGGTTATCTGTGCACTTATACACCGCTGGAACTCATTAATGCGGCTGGTGTGAATCAAGTAAGACTGTTTAAGATGGGCAACACCGAAGTGGTTGCCAGTGGCGAGCAAATCACCCAAAGCGTATTCTGCGATTTCACCAAGAGCATTCTGGGAGCATTCAAAGAAGGGGATCCTTTATATAAATCCCTGGATAAAGTGTATACCTTCTATACCTGCGACTGCATAAAGAAGGTAGGCGAAGCCATCGGGGACTTCTTTACACCGGCCGATATCTACATCCTGCCCCGCCTGCGGCATAAAGAGTCCTCGCGGGGATATTACCGGACTGAGATTTTAAATTTCAAGGAAGACCTGGAAAAACTGTCCGGCCATACCATAACCGAGGAAGAAGTGCGGGAACAAATTAAAATCTATAACCAAGTACGGGCGGTATTAAAGCAAATTTCGGATTTGCGCAAACGGGATAACCCGCCGCTCAAAGGCAAGGATTTCCTGGATCTGATTAAAGCCTATTACTACTTACCGCCTGAAGAACTGCTGATTTTGTACCAGGAGCTGTATGACACCCTGTCTGCCGTGCCTGACCAAGGGGCGAAACCCATCAGGCTGATGATGGCGGGGGGGATTGTAGCCGACGGCGACCGGCGCCTCCTGGAACTCATCGAAGATACTGTAGGGGCCAGGGTAGTCATCGAAGACCATTGCACCGGCTCCCGCAATGTAAGTTTCCAGATTAGCGAGGCAGGGGACCCCTATCAGGCCTTAGCCGAAGGGTATCTGGACCAATCACCTTGCACCCGGATGAAACCGCTGCAGGAAAGGGTTATCATTTCCGGTGATTTGGCACAGGAGTATAAGGCAGACGGGATTCTGTATGTGTATCTCAAATTCTGCCCGTGCTATGGTCAGATCAAGCATGAGTTTTTCCGGCATTATCAAAAACTCGGCATACCGGTTTTGGAAGTGCCGATAGACTATTCGGCCAGTGATCAGGGACAGCTCAAAACCAGACTGGAAGCCTTTATCGAGGTGTTGGGCGAAAGAGGAGGCGTTACCACCGGGGCAGGACGGAAAAATTTCCAGTCGGCGTAA
- a CDS encoding 2-hydroxyacyl-CoA dehydratase subunit D, which produces MEIEDIQSQREYVDYCKKVHSYSPAVNKLLDLSEAYVPDAEKAYREGRKKAVWSNAYGWEVPVIYACDTIPVAFSEMGRLSDKEVMLIAEDYYQFPAETCSMVKCTVGQWHLRRNTSTINRILGNSSACEPYNLAWEIMKREGYDVYNNDVVYRGPTVAGKRLEDLVQFFIEQIYDVAEWLTGSRKIDEDKLRFEIQRKNRLLNKLRTVLELRRQHPFYVRSLATILMLNIGLNNYFGKPEEYEAAIDLLIAELQNKPVNQDDLKKVIPLVWAGGTGQEFGIYEAIDQAGGALLGLRSVPFKLYREDVAPVESLARWVYDNAGAGAGVYARNVLEHEVDKLNARGIILYGYIGCSFASVDREMWRKYFHEKGIPSINLEGSFQTGSPSGQVLTRVKAFVEMLA; this is translated from the coding sequence GTGGAGATAGAAGACATTCAAAGCCAGCGTGAGTATGTTGATTATTGTAAAAAGGTGCATAGCTATTCGCCGGCTGTCAACAAGCTATTGGATCTGTCTGAGGCATATGTGCCTGATGCGGAAAAGGCGTACCGGGAGGGACGGAAGAAAGCCGTTTGGAGCAACGCCTATGGCTGGGAAGTACCGGTGATTTATGCCTGCGATACCATCCCGGTAGCCTTTAGTGAGATGGGGCGGTTGAGCGATAAAGAGGTTATGCTGATTGCTGAAGACTATTACCAGTTTCCGGCAGAAACCTGCTCTATGGTGAAATGTACGGTAGGGCAGTGGCATCTGCGGCGCAACACCAGTACCATCAACCGCATTCTCGGCAATAGCTCGGCCTGCGAACCCTACAATCTGGCCTGGGAGATCATGAAACGGGAAGGCTATGATGTGTATAACAATGACGTGGTCTACCGCGGACCTACGGTGGCAGGCAAACGTCTGGAGGATTTGGTGCAGTTTTTCATTGAGCAGATCTATGATGTGGCCGAATGGCTTACCGGCAGCCGGAAAATTGACGAAGATAAGCTCAGATTTGAAATTCAGCGCAAAAATCGCCTGCTGAATAAGCTAAGGACGGTTTTGGAATTACGGCGGCAGCATCCATTTTATGTACGCAGTCTGGCAACCATCCTGATGCTTAACATCGGCCTGAACAACTATTTTGGCAAACCGGAAGAATATGAGGCGGCCATTGATTTATTAATCGCAGAACTGCAAAATAAGCCGGTTAATCAAGACGATCTAAAGAAGGTTATCCCACTGGTCTGGGCCGGCGGAACCGGTCAGGAATTTGGCATCTATGAGGCTATCGACCAGGCAGGCGGTGCGCTCTTAGGCTTGCGCAGCGTTCCTTTCAAGCTGTACCGGGAAGATGTTGCGCCGGTAGAGTCGCTGGCCAGATGGGTATATGACAATGCCGGCGCCGGTGCCGGCGTGTATGCGCGTAATGTACTGGAACATGAAGTTGACAAACTAAATGCCCGGGGAATAATCCTGTACGGCTATATCGGTTGTTCGTTCGCCAGTGTTGACAGGGAAATGTGGCGCAAATATTTTCATGAAAAAGGCATACCAAGCATTAACCTGGAGGGGTCCTTCCAGACCGGATCACCCAGCGGCCAGGTATTGACCAGAGTAAAAGCCTTCGTGGAAATGCTTGCTTAA
- a CDS encoding GGDEF domain-containing protein has product MCLMLLIFAKTTGFEVLMRYYTYAKLLQTSGAGVLLFRGIVPVDFSVIVGNGLVFLGIALEVCCIVHIDRVPLKSVVKRWLQVAAGLAVGFALLYLAGANIGIRAFISAMSIAVYSLVAAAGLFFRSNSTNLRRVVALFFLILAACQVVRALYAFSLGPNHAPFSLSLSQMFAFISIYLHMLISTMSFLLMSREVIDIRLQEAATKDFLTGIYNRAQFMQMSEKLLSLMIRQQRPVTVFMIDCDNFKAINDTYGHAVGDSVLVNFSQDTQAILRKEDLFGRYGGEEFIIFSPNTTDSDALIMGKKIQSAILLSAAGDLTIPKYTISIGTATMIPEALADMEKLIKRADQALLQAKRNGRNQIVQF; this is encoded by the coding sequence ATGTGTTTGATGCTGCTTATATTCGCCAAGACTACCGGTTTTGAAGTCTTAATGCGGTATTATACCTACGCAAAGCTGCTGCAAACTTCAGGTGCGGGCGTATTACTTTTTAGAGGGATAGTGCCGGTTGACTTCTCTGTTATTGTGGGCAATGGGCTTGTTTTTCTCGGTATTGCCTTAGAAGTCTGTTGTATTGTTCATATCGACAGAGTGCCGCTGAAAAGTGTGGTGAAACGCTGGCTGCAAGTGGCAGCCGGATTGGCTGTGGGATTTGCGCTGCTTTATCTAGCAGGAGCTAACATCGGCATCAGAGCTTTTATTAGTGCTATGTCCATAGCCGTGTATTCGTTAGTGGCGGCTGCCGGACTTTTTTTTCGCAGCAATAGTACTAACTTACGCAGAGTAGTGGCATTGTTTTTTTTGATTTTAGCCGCCTGTCAGGTTGTACGGGCTTTGTATGCATTCTCGCTGGGACCCAATCATGCGCCATTTTCCCTTTCTTTATCACAAATGTTTGCGTTCATCAGTATATACTTACATATGTTGATAAGCACAATGTCATTTTTGCTAATGAGCCGTGAAGTTATTGACATAAGATTGCAGGAAGCGGCTACCAAAGATTTTCTAACAGGCATTTATAACCGGGCGCAGTTCATGCAAATGTCGGAAAAATTGCTATCATTAATGATCCGTCAGCAAAGGCCGGTCACAGTATTTATGATCGACTGTGATAATTTCAAGGCTATCAATGATACGTACGGACATGCTGTTGGTGATAGCGTATTGGTTAATTTTAGCCAAGATACGCAGGCCATCCTGCGTAAGGAGGATTTATTCGGCAGATACGGCGGTGAAGAATTTATTATCTTTTCTCCCAACACCACGGACAGCGATGCACTTATCATGGGGAAAAAGATCCAATCAGCAATACTGCTAAGTGCTGCCGGTGACTTAACTATTCCTAAGTATACTATCAGTATCGGGACGGCCACTATGATTCCGGAGGCACTTGCCGATATGGAAAAGTTAATTAAACGGGCTGACCAGGCCCTGTTACAAGCCAAAAGAAACGGACGCAACCAAATTGTTCAATTTTAA
- a CDS encoding ABC transporter substrate-binding protein — translation MQQKHRNRLRLAAMVLVIFMLALTGCAKKQANTNTESGGKQVDVIRVATPNAPTSPSIYYVGDELGFFAEQGIKLEYAGVVPSPQLVAAVVAGKLDVGGAHVNRTIAGISAGAKIKAVAANTETSQAIPHMVGVVTKNSPIKSAQDMVGKKIGIPTIGGCNEYTPYAYMKKQGIADPKSKVEVIVMPEAQLDQALRQGNIDLAMMHKTADFIQERGEFTVLFSDFDVWEAIGGATPAYFSENFIKEKPDVVKRFVAAVAKTNNWANANPDKAIEITAKRAKVDPKTIKPGYYAKDAVILEETVTVWIDLLTDFNEIKAGIKPEQIYTNEFNQQVKK, via the coding sequence TTGCAACAAAAACACAGGAATCGTTTGCGGCTTGCTGCGATGGTATTGGTTATTTTCATGCTGGCATTGACCGGATGTGCCAAAAAGCAGGCAAATACCAATACGGAAAGCGGCGGAAAACAAGTTGATGTTATTCGGGTGGCCACTCCTAATGCGCCGACAAGCCCGTCAATTTATTATGTGGGGGATGAACTTGGCTTTTTTGCCGAGCAAGGGATAAAACTTGAATACGCCGGTGTTGTGCCTTCCCCGCAATTGGTGGCCGCCGTTGTGGCGGGAAAACTGGATGTGGGCGGTGCTCATGTCAACAGAACCATTGCCGGGATTTCCGCCGGGGCAAAAATTAAGGCGGTTGCGGCAAATACCGAGACCAGCCAAGCCATCCCGCATATGGTTGGTGTAGTTACTAAAAACAGCCCGATAAAGAGCGCGCAGGACATGGTCGGTAAAAAAATTGGCATACCCACTATCGGGGGCTGCAATGAATACACTCCCTATGCCTATATGAAAAAACAAGGAATTGCTGATCCTAAAAGCAAGGTGGAGGTCATTGTTATGCCTGAAGCGCAGCTGGATCAGGCTTTGCGCCAAGGAAACATTGATTTGGCCATGATGCACAAAACCGCCGATTTCATCCAGGAGCGAGGCGAGTTTACCGTTCTATTCAGCGATTTTGATGTATGGGAAGCCATTGGCGGCGCGACACCGGCATATTTTTCCGAGAACTTTATTAAAGAAAAACCCGATGTGGTTAAACGCTTTGTTGCCGCAGTGGCAAAAACCAACAACTGGGCCAATGCCAATCCGGACAAAGCTATTGAAATTACCGCTAAAAGAGCCAAGGTTGATCCTAAGACAATTAAACCTGGTTATTATGCTAAAGATGCTGTGATTTTGGAAGAAACAGTTACTGTCTGGATTGATTTGCTTACCGACTTCAATGAGATCAAGGCCGGTATTAAGCCGGAACAAATTTATACTAATGAATTTAATCAACAGGTAAAAAAATAG
- a CDS encoding ABC transporter substrate-binding protein, translating to MNTQLKSNRQTRMIITIVLLALSLSVFGCSNKQETQPTAGSGKQPDIIRVPSPGDITRPDIYMIAEELGYFAEEGIQLEYVGKVPSPQLVASVVAGKIDVGAAHINRTIAGISAGAKIKAVVAGTETTREIPHMVYVTLDNSPVKSAQDMVGKKVGIPTIGGCNEYTPYAYLKQNGIDSPKGKIEVIVMPEANLEQALRQGNIDVAGFHKNPGFLLARGGLKVLFTDYDVFGTVGGNTPFYFSEKFIKEKPDVVRRFVKAVAKANDWADTNQQQAIDITVKRAKVDPKLLRTGYFAPKGLIQPETAGIWIDLLKEFGEIKNDVKPEQIFTNEFNPYAQK from the coding sequence ATGAATACTCAGTTAAAAAGCAATCGGCAAACAAGGATGATTATTACTATCGTACTTTTGGCACTGTCACTATCTGTGTTTGGCTGCTCGAACAAGCAGGAGACGCAACCGACCGCCGGCTCAGGTAAGCAGCCTGATATCATAAGAGTTCCCAGCCCCGGCGATATAACCCGGCCGGATATCTATATGATTGCGGAAGAACTAGGCTATTTTGCCGAAGAAGGCATTCAGCTTGAATACGTGGGGAAGGTACCGTCGCCACAGTTAGTTGCATCAGTAGTCGCCGGCAAGATTGATGTCGGTGCCGCGCATATTAACAGAACGATTGCCGGTATTTCGGCAGGTGCCAAGATCAAAGCCGTGGTAGCCGGCACCGAGACTACCCGGGAAATACCGCATATGGTGTATGTGACTTTAGACAATAGTCCGGTGAAAAGTGCTCAGGATATGGTAGGCAAAAAAGTCGGTATTCCCACCATTGGCGGCTGCAACGAGTACACCCCCTATGCCTATCTGAAACAAAACGGCATAGACTCACCGAAAGGCAAGATTGAAGTCATTGTTATGCCGGAAGCAAATCTTGAGCAAGCCTTGCGGCAAGGTAACATTGATGTAGCCGGTTTTCACAAAAACCCCGGTTTTTTATTAGCACGCGGCGGTCTCAAAGTACTGTTTACCGACTATGATGTTTTTGGCACAGTTGGCGGTAACACGCCTTTCTATTTCTCGGAAAAATTCATCAAAGAAAAACCTGATGTGGTCAGGCGTTTTGTCAAGGCGGTGGCTAAGGCCAATGACTGGGCTGACACCAATCAACAACAGGCTATTGATATTACGGTAAAAAGAGCCAAGGTTGATCCCAAATTACTGCGCACCGGTTATTTTGCTCCTAAAGGTCTCATTCAACCGGAAACGGCCGGTATCTGGATTGATTTATTGAAAGAATTCGGTGAAATAAAAAATGATGTGAAACCGGAGCAGATTTTTACCAACGAATTTAATCCATACGCCCAGAAATAG
- a CDS encoding 2-hydroxyacyl-CoA dehydratase family protein — protein MDIEDIQSPRDYLIYSKEEVHHYSPAIGKLLDLSTSYVYDAEKAYAEGKINAVWSRASGWEIPLAYASDIIPVAYSEMGRLSDLESVTIAEDYYQFPQETCSMVKCTVGQWHKRRGTGIKRIIGASVACEPYNLAWELMRKEDYDVHAIDVVYRAPGVKGERLEQLVQFLIEQIYETAQWLTGSKEINEDKLKIEILRKNRLIAKVRKVLELRLKHPYYMRSLPSIYLLTGLNTYFGKPAEYEAVLDDLIRELETAPVNQRDLDKVIPLVWVGSAGQEFGIYEAIDQAGGALLGFRGYPFNNYDETLPPVEALARHVLGNQEAGASIYVQKVIEQELKKVKARGLVLYGYLGCSYGSVAREMWRDYFHKKGFPSINIEGTFQVGPPTGQILTRIRAFVEMLA, from the coding sequence ATGGATATTGAGGACATTCAAAGTCCAAGAGATTATCTCATCTACAGTAAAGAGGAAGTTCATCACTATTCACCGGCTATCGGCAAGCTGTTAGACTTGTCCACCTCTTATGTTTATGATGCCGAGAAGGCCTATGCGGAGGGAAAAATTAACGCCGTTTGGTCCCGGGCGAGCGGCTGGGAGATTCCGCTGGCCTATGCTTCCGATATTATTCCCGTGGCTTATAGTGAGATGGGCCGGTTAAGTGACCTGGAATCAGTCACAATTGCTGAAGACTACTATCAGTTTCCACAAGAAACCTGCTCAATGGTAAAGTGCACGGTTGGTCAGTGGCACAAACGCCGTGGCACTGGTATCAAAAGGATTATTGGCGCCAGTGTGGCCTGCGAACCTTATAATCTGGCCTGGGAACTAATGAGAAAGGAGGACTATGATGTTCATGCCATTGATGTGGTTTACCGGGCCCCTGGCGTAAAAGGGGAGCGGCTGGAACAGTTAGTACAGTTCCTGATTGAACAAATTTACGAAACAGCCCAGTGGCTGACAGGCAGTAAAGAGATCAATGAAGACAAATTAAAAATTGAGATTCTGCGCAAGAACCGCTTGATTGCCAAAGTCCGGAAAGTGCTGGAACTCAGGCTAAAACACCCTTATTATATGCGCAGCCTTCCTTCCATCTATCTGCTCACAGGCTTAAATACCTATTTTGGCAAACCGGCCGAATACGAGGCCGTGCTGGATGACTTGATCAGGGAACTGGAGACAGCGCCTGTTAATCAGCGCGACCTGGATAAAGTCATTCCCCTGGTTTGGGTCGGCAGTGCCGGACAGGAATTTGGCATTTATGAAGCCATTGATCAGGCCGGCGGTGCATTGCTCGGTTTCCGGGGCTATCCTTTTAACAATTATGATGAAACATTGCCGCCGGTAGAGGCATTAGCCCGCCATGTGCTGGGAAATCAGGAAGCCGGAGCTTCCATTTATGTACAAAAAGTTATTGAACAGGAACTGAAAAAAGTGAAAGCCAGAGGGCTGGTTCTCTACGGTTATCTTGGCTGCTCTTATGGCAGTGTTGCCAGGGAAATGTGGCGGGACTATTTTCATAAAAAGGGCTTCCCTAGTATCAACATTGAAGGCACCTTCCAGGTAGGGCCACCTACAGGGCAAATTCTGACAAGAATCAGAGCCTTCGTCGAAATGCTGGCCTAG
- a CDS encoding ABC transporter permease, with translation MRLAATCQRFWQTGGVLAKAQVKPAVAEKKGGEIVVNAYREKGWKILKRVIAIGFIVAIWQVLPSTGVIDPRSLPAFSAVIQGLLELILSGELLTHALASFQRSLMGFFVAVSLAIPLGIFMGWFKRVEKIVDPLMQICRNTATLALYPVFILVFGLGEVSKIGIIFWGSIWPILINTIEGVKTVDPLLVKAARSMAMSRLGLFIHVILPAAVPSILTGLRISATRSLIILVAAEMLGASAGLGFLIFDAQHKYQPEKMYAGILVLMMLGMSVNYLIVTLESYLTRWKGTAETA, from the coding sequence ATGAGGCTGGCTGCAACCTGTCAGCGCTTTTGGCAGACAGGTGGTGTGTTGGCGAAAGCGCAAGTTAAGCCAGCGGTTGCAGAGAAAAAAGGAGGTGAAATCGTGGTAAATGCATACCGGGAAAAAGGGTGGAAAATCCTGAAAAGGGTAATTGCTATTGGCTTTATTGTTGCGATATGGCAGGTATTGCCATCAACAGGAGTGATTGATCCCCGCAGCTTACCCGCCTTTAGTGCTGTTATTCAAGGACTGCTGGAACTTATCTTGTCAGGTGAATTGCTTACCCATGCGCTGGCAAGTTTTCAACGTTCGCTTATGGGATTTTTTGTGGCAGTTAGCCTGGCCATTCCGCTGGGGATTTTTATGGGATGGTTTAAACGGGTAGAAAAAATTGTCGACCCGTTGATGCAAATCTGCCGGAATACGGCGACACTGGCGTTGTATCCAGTATTTATCCTGGTTTTTGGATTAGGCGAAGTATCTAAAATCGGCATTATATTTTGGGGCTCTATCTGGCCGATTTTGATTAATACCATCGAGGGAGTTAAAACCGTTGACCCTTTGCTGGTAAAGGCGGCACGCTCCATGGCTATGTCCCGGCTGGGTTTGTTTATTCATGTTATATTACCGGCAGCCGTACCGTCCATTCTTACCGGACTCAGAATTAGCGCCACCCGCTCGCTCATTATATTAGTGGCGGCAGAAATGCTGGGTGCCAGCGCCGGACTGGGTTTTTTAATCTTTGATGCCCAGCACAAATATCAGCCGGAAAAAATGTATGCCGGCATTTTGGTACTAATGATGCTGGGGATGTCGGTCAACTATCTGATTGTAACCCTGGAAAGCTATCTTACCCGCTGGAAAGGCACGGCGGAAACTGCCTAA
- a CDS encoding acyl-CoA dehydratase activase, whose protein sequence is MTKIVDVIDKKLVSTFTNDVVIGMDIGSRTGKAVLLAEGKLYTAITPTAVFTQQTADKLFAVLLKQTGLKHSDIQYIVGTGYGRISLNFGDIPNKIVTEISCHAMGAHVLNANVRSIVDIGGQDSKAIRVDPKNGKVVEFIMNDKCAAGTGRFLEKVAQLLDLTTEELGHEALKATKPSDISSQCVVFAESEVISLKAKGEKRADIAAGIHIATARRIRNLFNRIGLEPDLVFTGGVSNNAGMKKAVEEVLGHAISEVRLDTIYAGALGGAVIAQKNLALASAEKEELSASAS, encoded by the coding sequence ATGACAAAAATAGTGGATGTTATTGATAAAAAACTGGTTTCTACTTTTACCAATGATGTAGTTATTGGTATGGACATTGGTTCCCGTACCGGCAAAGCCGTCTTGCTTGCTGAAGGCAAGCTGTACACCGCCATTACACCAACTGCTGTATTTACCCAGCAAACTGCCGACAAACTGTTTGCTGTCCTACTGAAACAGACCGGCTTGAAACATTCGGATATTCAGTATATTGTCGGTACGGGGTATGGCCGGATATCGCTTAATTTTGGTGATATTCCCAACAAAATTGTGACAGAAATCTCTTGCCATGCCATGGGGGCTCATGTGCTCAATGCCAATGTAAGGTCTATTGTCGACATTGGCGGACAAGACTCAAAGGCGATTCGGGTAGACCCCAAAAACGGCAAAGTAGTGGAGTTCATTATGAATGACAAATGTGCCGCCGGTACCGGACGGTTTTTGGAAAAAGTAGCCCAGTTGCTGGATCTGACAACAGAAGAATTGGGGCATGAAGCGCTCAAAGCCACCAAACCGTCAGATATCAGCAGCCAGTGTGTAGTATTTGCCGAATCGGAAGTTATCTCGCTGAAAGCCAAAGGCGAAAAGCGGGCCGATATTGCCGCCGGTATTCATATTGCCACCGCCCGACGCATTCGCAACCTATTTAACCGGATTGGGCTGGAGCCGGATTTAGTATTTACCGGCGGGGTATCCAATAATGCCGGCATGAAAAAGGCGGTAGAGGAAGTATTAGGCCATGCCATTAGTGAAGTCAGGTTAGATACCATTTATGCCGGGGCGCTGGGCGGAGCCGTTATTGCGCAAAAAAATCTGGCACTGGCAAGTGCTGAAAAAGAAGAATTATCAGCTTCGGCCAGTTAA